In Cololabis saira isolate AMF1-May2022 chromosome 10, fColSai1.1, whole genome shotgun sequence, a single window of DNA contains:
- the ptger4c gene encoding prostaglandin E receptor 4 (subtype EP4) c gives MINDTVAFEELDTNLSEPLPPLFLSHNLSSFPALRLESKSLVTSATMFAVGVLGNLIAIVVLCVSKKEQKETTFYTLVCGMAITDLLGTCFTSPVVIATYVASRWPGGALLCHFFSFSMLFFGSAGMSILCAMAVERYLAINHAYFYSQHIDRNMARFALLATYLANIVLCVMPSFGFGRHVRHFPGTWCFLDWRSVDPLGACYSFLYGGVMLVLIAVTVLCNLAVCRSLVGMNQRTGIVRTELCEQGGSRRRFPRLPSAASAAEIQMFWLLVFMTIVFLVCSIPLVVRIFVNQLYDPDYISAGGKPDYRSDLLAIRFASFNPILDPWVYILCRKNLLLKGCERLKRTVAWAKDGGGNKDWVGGQNSPPSFPSNYTSYASLRNAGYRTDAEQQASSKDPSFTDFAMRQAWEYDTARGSFHPFSVESTPVDCREEGDRLKREGTERSSPARSDAALVRKLDTVTCTFSVSAKCL, from the exons ATGATCAACGACACTGTTGCGTTTGAAGAACTGGACACGAACCTCTCCGAGCCGCTGCCGCCTCTCTTCCTCAGCCACAATCTCAGCTCTTTTCCTGCGCTCCGACTTGAGTCCAAGTCCCTGGTCACTTCAGCCACGATGTTTGCCGTGGGAGTCTTGGGAAATCTCATCGCTATAGTTGTCCTGTGCGTCTCTAAAAAGGAGCAGAAGGAAACCACGTTCTACACGCTGGTGTGCGGGATGGCCATCACGGACCTGCTGGGCACCTGCTTCACCAGTCCCGTGGTCATCGCCACGTACGTGGCCAGTCGCTGGCCAGGAGGAGCGCTGCTCTGCCACTTCTTCTCCTTCTCAATGCTATTTTTTGGCTCGGCTGGAATGTCCATCCTCTGCGCAATGGCGGTGGAGCGATACTTGGCCATAAACCATGCGTATTTCTACTCCCAGCACATCGACAGGAACATGGCGCGCTTTGCGCTCCTGGCCACGTACCTGGCCAACATCGTGCTGTGCGTCATGCCCAGCTTCGGCTTCGGCCGGCACGTCAGGCACTTCCCTGGGACTTGGTGCTTCCTGGACTGGCGGTCCGTGGACCCGCTCGGAGCCTGTTACTCCTTCCTGTACGGCGGcgtgatgctggtgctgatcgCGGTGACGGTGCTGTGTAACCTGGCGGTGTGCAGGTCTCTGGTGGGGATGAACCAGAGGACGGGCATCGTGAGGACGGAGCTGTGCGAGCAGGGCGGCTCGCGGCGCCGCTTCCCCAGGCTGCCGTCCGCCGCCTCCGCCGCGGAGATACAGATGTTCTGGCTGCTGGTCTTCATGACCATCGTGTTCCTGGTGTGCTCCATCCCTTTAGTG GTGCGAATCTTTGTTAACCAACTGTACGACCCTGACTACATTTCTGCCGGGGGGAAGCCCGACTACCGGAGCGACCTGTTGGCCATCCGCTTCGCCTCATTCAACCCCATCCTGGACCCCTGGGTGTACATCCTATGCCGGAAGAACCTGCTGCTGAAAGGCTGCGAGAGACTGAAGAGGACCGTGGCGTGGGCCAAGGACGGTGGGGGCAACAAGGACTGGGTGGGGGGTCAGAACTCGCCTCCATCCTTTCCCAGCAACTACACCAGCTACGCGTCATTGCGCAACGCCGGCTACAGGACCGACGCGGAGCAGCAGGCGTCCTCCAAGGACCCGTCCTTCACAGACTTTGCGATGAGGCAAGCGTGGGAGTACGACACAGCCCGCGGGAGCTTCCACCCCTTCAGCGTGGAGTCGACCCCCGTGGACTGCCGGGAGGAGGGGGATCGTCTCAAACGGGAGGGAACAGAGAGGTCTTCCCCTGCGCGCAGCGACGCCGCGCTCGTCAGGAAACTGGACACGGTCACCTGCACGTTCAGCGTCTCAGCCAAATGTCTCTGA